A genomic region of Methanothermobacter thermautotrophicus str. Delta H contains the following coding sequences:
- the hisE gene encoding phosphoribosyl-ATP diphosphatase → MVDEGILREVYRVLEDRRDRPIDSYTSRLMRDDDKMAEDKILEKIGEEAAEVIIASKNDENLVEEAADLIFHTLLLLVYKGVPLDSLLEEFAARRK, encoded by the coding sequence ATGGTAGATGAGGGAATTTTAAGGGAAGTATACCGTGTGCTTGAGGATCGGAGGGACAGACCCATTGATTCATACACTTCACGCCTCATGAGGGATGATGATAAAATGGCAGAGGATAAGATCCTTGAGAAAATAGGGGAGGAGGCCGCAGAGGTCATAATAGCATCAAAGAATGATGAGAACCTCGTGGAGGAGGCAGCCGACCTCATATTCCACACTCTGCTCCTGCTGGTATACAAGGGCGTGCCCCTTGACAGCCTCCTGGAGGAGTTTGCTGCAAGAAGAAAATAG
- a CDS encoding nucleotide exchange factor GrpE, translated as MCEDKKTDSRSQQECQKELEELRERLKDLENEIKKKEEEVREYTSHLQRLQADFDNYKKQMEKQELEIIKNANERLILKLLDVYEDLERAIENQDSSMDGLEVIYRKFRDTLTKEGLSEIPAEGEKFDPFLHEAVMVEDHDGYEDGIIIEELSRGYRLNDRIIKHSIVKVCKKS; from the coding sequence ATGTGCGAAGATAAAAAAACTGATTCTAGGTCCCAACAGGAATGCCAGAAGGAACTTGAGGAACTCAGGGAGCGTCTTAAAGATTTAGAGAACGAAATCAAAAAGAAGGAAGAGGAAGTCAGGGAGTACACCTCCCACCTCCAGAGACTCCAGGCAGATTTCGATAACTACAAGAAACAGATGGAGAAACAGGAACTCGAAATCATAAAAAACGCCAACGAAAGGCTCATACTCAAGCTCCTGGATGTCTATGAGGACCTCGAAAGGGCCATTGAAAATCAGGACAGCAGCATGGATGGTCTTGAGGTCATCTACCGGAAGTTCAGAGACACCCTCACAAAGGAGGGTCTCAGTGAGATACCTGCAGAGGGGGAGAAATTCGACCCCTTCCTCCACGAGGCCGTTATGGTTGAGGACCATGACGGATATGAGGATGGTATCATCATCGAGGAGTTATCACGTGGTTACAGACTGAACGACCGCATAATAAAGCACTCAATTGTTAAGGTATGTAAGAAAAGCTGA
- the larB gene encoding nickel pincer cofactor biosynthesis protein LarB, with protein sequence MPVRSILEELLRGRISLEEAERAIESAQLSLGDRVRFDIFREKRTGFPEAVFAPGKSDEDIVNIVKAVGDVLVTRLPPDRAEGILKELGDIDRRIEYHETAGVLAARSGDPQFIGRIGLLSAGTSDIPVAEEARVVAEESGCEVINAYDVGVAGLHRLLDPLRRMHESGVKALIVVAGMEGALPSVVAGLVDVPVIGVPTSVGYGVGEGGSVALKSMLQSCSPGIGVVNIDNGFGAAVLAVKILRACSL encoded by the coding sequence ATGCCGGTAAGATCAATTCTTGAGGAACTACTCAGGGGAAGGATATCACTGGAGGAAGCTGAGAGGGCCATTGAATCAGCCCAGCTGAGCCTGGGGGATAGGGTGAGGTTTGATATATTCCGCGAGAAGAGAACAGGATTTCCAGAGGCAGTATTCGCCCCAGGCAAGAGTGATGAGGATATAGTTAATATTGTGAAGGCTGTGGGGGATGTGCTTGTAACCAGACTCCCACCTGATAGGGCTGAAGGAATACTGAAAGAACTCGGGGATATTGATAGAAGAATTGAGTACCATGAGACCGCAGGGGTGCTCGCTGCAAGGTCAGGAGACCCCCAGTTTATTGGAAGGATAGGGTTGCTCTCTGCCGGGACATCGGACATACCCGTTGCAGAGGAGGCAAGGGTGGTTGCAGAGGAATCAGGCTGTGAGGTCATCAATGCCTATGATGTTGGTGTTGCAGGCCTCCACAGGCTCCTGGACCCACTCAGGAGGATGCATGAATCAGGGGTTAAGGCCCTCATAGTGGTTGCAGGTATGGAGGGTGCTCTTCCCTCAGTGGTTGCAGGACTTGTTGATGTACCAGTCATAGGGGTTCCAACCTCTGTTGGCTACGGTGTGGGTGAGGGCGGGTCAGTGGCGCTTAAATCAATGCTCCAGTCATGCTCGCCCGGCATAGGGGTTGTTAACATAGACAATGGATTCGGGGCGGCTGTTCTGGCAGTTAAGATACTGAGGGCATGCAGTCTCTAA
- a CDS encoding CBS domain-containing ParB/RepB/Spo0J family partition protein, protein MSNKALVRDYMTRDVITVSSDTSTAEIIKLMKETGHDGFPVKDNGSVIGMVTAFDLLIKPWVKTVSEIMSRDVVVADQDMSLNDAARVMFRMGISRLPVINKEGKLVGIITNTDIVRSHIERSTPMKVNYFKKTLEQLYGVKPEVKRMKVPIEKLRPTQNKVYADELQGRTYEIKRGLAEPTIVVKTGERYVLIDGHHRTLASYRLGCKEIDSYVIDIKKDMKLGMEKTADLNGVHTLEDIEVIDDAQHPLIAITTSMRKAMAGKKNGR, encoded by the coding sequence ATGAGCAACAAGGCACTTGTAAGGGACTACATGACCCGGGACGTTATAACGGTATCCTCAGATACTTCAACTGCTGAGATAATCAAACTTATGAAGGAAACAGGGCACGATGGGTTCCCTGTTAAGGATAACGGTTCTGTGATCGGGATGGTGACGGCCTTTGACCTTCTGATAAAACCGTGGGTTAAAACCGTCTCAGAGATCATGTCAAGGGATGTTGTTGTGGCTGACCAGGACATGTCACTCAATGACGCCGCAAGGGTGATGTTCAGGATGGGCATCTCCAGACTACCTGTTATAAACAAGGAGGGTAAGCTTGTTGGAATCATAACAAACACCGATATCGTGAGGTCCCACATCGAGCGTTCAACACCCATGAAGGTCAACTACTTCAAGAAGACCCTGGAACAGCTCTATGGTGTTAAACCAGAGGTTAAAAGGATGAAGGTCCCAATCGAGAAATTGAGGCCAACCCAGAACAAGGTCTATGCCGATGAACTCCAGGGCAGGACCTATGAAATTAAAAGGGGTCTTGCAGAGCCCACAATAGTTGTTAAGACAGGTGAAAGGTACGTCCTCATTGATGGTCACCACAGGACCCTCGCATCCTACAGGCTCGGGTGCAAGGAGATAGACTCCTATGTCATAGATATAAAGAAGGATATGAAGCTGGGTATGGAGAAGACAGCTGACCTCAATGGTGTTCACACCCTGGAGGACATAGAGGTCATAGATGACGCCCAGCACCCACTGATTGCGATAACGACGAGCATGAGAAAGGCCATGGCAGGTAAGAAGAATGGTAGATGA
- the dnaJ gene encoding molecular chaperone DnaJ: MAKRDYYEILGVDRGADKKEIKKAYRRLARKYHPDVSDDPDAAEKFKEISEAYAVLSDDEKRARYDRFGHAGMDGFSQEDIFNNINFEDIFSGLGFDIGNIFDMFGFGGGRRHGPQRGADISYTLDISLEDAYNGLETDIRVPHTKKCPVCHGSRAEPGTGTRTCQTCGGSGQVRQVRNTILGQMMNITTCPDCQGEGTVVEKPCSNCNGKGVVRKTSTIHVKVPAGVETGSRLRVPGEGEMGLRGGEPGDLYVVIKVKPHSIFRREGANLYTEKPISFVQAALGDTVEVPTLDRPVKLRIPAGTQSGTTFRVKGHGMPHLKWNGYGNLYVKVKVVTPRKLSPRQKELLREFASISGDEIHEDKGFFDKVKDAIIH, encoded by the coding sequence ATGGCTAAACGTGACTACTATGAGATCCTCGGTGTAGATAGGGGTGCGGATAAGAAGGAGATAAAGAAGGCCTACAGGAGGCTCGCCAGAAAGTATCACCCTGACGTCAGTGATGACCCTGATGCAGCTGAAAAGTTCAAGGAAATAAGCGAAGCCTACGCAGTCCTCTCTGATGATGAGAAGAGGGCGAGGTACGACCGCTTCGGCCATGCTGGTATGGATGGCTTCAGTCAGGAGGATATATTCAACAACATAAACTTTGAGGACATCTTCAGCGGCCTGGGATTTGACATTGGAAACATATTTGACATGTTCGGATTTGGTGGGGGAAGAAGGCACGGGCCACAGAGGGGCGCTGATATAAGCTACACCCTGGATATAAGCCTTGAAGATGCCTACAATGGTCTTGAAACCGATATAAGGGTTCCACATACAAAGAAGTGTCCGGTGTGCCATGGCAGCAGGGCTGAGCCAGGCACCGGTACAAGGACCTGCCAGACCTGCGGTGGCAGCGGACAGGTGCGGCAGGTGAGGAACACCATCCTGGGGCAGATGATGAACATAACAACGTGCCCCGACTGTCAGGGCGAGGGTACAGTAGTCGAGAAACCCTGCAGTAACTGTAACGGTAAAGGCGTTGTCAGGAAGACCAGCACCATCCATGTGAAGGTCCCTGCAGGTGTTGAGACAGGATCCCGGCTCAGGGTCCCCGGTGAGGGGGAGATGGGTCTTCGTGGTGGAGAACCAGGGGATCTCTACGTGGTTATCAAGGTCAAGCCCCACAGCATTTTCAGGAGGGAGGGCGCCAACCTGTACACCGAGAAGCCCATAAGCTTCGTCCAGGCAGCCCTGGGTGACACCGTCGAGGTTCCGACCCTTGACAGGCCAGTGAAACTGAGGATACCCGCAGGGACCCAGAGCGGTACAACCTTCCGTGTTAAGGGTCACGGGATGCCCCATCTCAAGTGGAACGGCTACGGGAACCTCTACGTAAAGGTCAAGGTTGTGACACCAAGAAAGCTGAGCCCCAGGCAGAAGGAACTCCTCAGGGAATTTGCAAGTATCAGTGGGGATGAGATCCACGAGGATAAGGGCTTCTTCGATAAGGTGAAGGATGCCATAATCCACTGA
- a CDS encoding winged helix-turn-helix transcriptional regulator, giving the protein MGDDEYLCSVEVAVNEIGGKWKSLVLCTLKDGKLRFSEINRRIPKITQRMLTRTLRELESSGLINREVYPEVPPRVEYCLTEKGKSVIPILDALCEWGKMYGSHQENSGEKAP; this is encoded by the coding sequence ATGGGAGATGATGAATACCTGTGTTCAGTTGAGGTCGCCGTCAACGAGATAGGTGGTAAATGGAAATCACTGGTCCTCTGCACCCTGAAGGATGGTAAACTACGCTTCAGTGAAATAAACCGGAGGATCCCAAAAATAACACAGCGGATGCTCACAAGGACACTCCGTGAACTTGAATCCAGTGGACTGATAAACAGAGAGGTCTACCCTGAGGTGCCCCCCAGGGTGGAGTACTGCCTCACAGAGAAGGGAAAATCCGTCATACCCATACTGGACGCCCTCTGCGAATGGGGTAAAATGTACGGGTCCCACCAGGAGAATTCAGGTGAGAAAGCCCCCTGA
- a CDS encoding ArsR/SmtB family transcription factor codes for MMSGKSTENQNMEVILDVMGCKTRRDIINLLREEPRFVSEISRELDIGQKAIIEHLRAMEEAGILSSFFRKIERGRPRKYYDISRDIHVSITINRNTFRVDVMDDLLNRKQLPPGDEWSRLLNIENKIKKGQWEAVEELKNLIRLYDHLKRRAEDLLMEAEIRRKME; via the coding sequence ATGATGAGCGGAAAATCCACTGAAAACCAGAACATGGAAGTTATACTTGATGTCATGGGTTGCAAGACCCGGAGGGATATCATAAACCTCCTTCGTGAGGAGCCAAGATTTGTCAGTGAGATATCCCGGGAGCTGGATATAGGGCAGAAGGCCATAATAGAGCACCTGAGGGCCATGGAGGAGGCAGGGATCCTGAGCTCCTTCTTCAGGAAAATAGAGCGGGGAAGGCCCCGTAAGTACTATGACATCTCAAGGGACATCCACGTCAGCATAACAATAAACAGGAACACCTTCAGGGTTGACGTCATGGATGACCTCCTGAACAGGAAGCAGCTACCTCCCGGGGATGAATGGTCCAGACTCCTCAACATTGAAAATAAGATAAAGAAAGGCCAATGGGAGGCAGTTGAGGAGTTAAAGAACCTCATAAGGCTCTATGATCACCTTAAGCGGAGGGCCGAGGACCTGCTGATGGAAGCAGAGATTCGAAGGAAAATGGAGTGA
- a CDS encoding GNAT family N-acetyltransferase, with amino-acid sequence MRVHPFTPTPSSRRSVSHLIYESDRQLFDWFFTDPDLIIEKLIAHGLYLDPDRIVLASRGPEVIGALVYELKGAEISRLDLIRCLGPLDFLRFSAMDLIDSLSTLDLGEGDLYISSLAVSAGARGMGVGFRLLEEARKIAEEEGLERLTLDVAQSNRPALKLYRKFGFRIKDESGIKILNRMFYRMELSLI; translated from the coding sequence ATGAGAGTGCACCCATTCACGCCCACACCATCATCCAGAAGGAGTGTCAGCCACCTCATATATGAGTCGGACAGGCAGTTATTTGACTGGTTCTTCACTGACCCAGATCTGATAATAGAAAAGCTTATAGCCCACGGACTGTACCTGGATCCTGACAGGATAGTACTGGCATCCAGGGGGCCGGAGGTTATTGGGGCACTGGTCTATGAACTTAAGGGCGCAGAGATCAGTAGGCTGGATCTGATAAGATGTCTGGGCCCCCTGGATTTCCTGAGGTTCTCTGCAATGGATTTAATTGACTCCCTCAGCACACTGGACCTGGGGGAGGGTGATCTCTATATCTCATCCCTTGCAGTTTCAGCGGGAGCAAGGGGGATGGGGGTGGGGTTCAGACTCCTCGAGGAGGCACGAAAAATAGCAGAGGAGGAAGGTCTTGAGAGACTCACCCTTGATGTTGCACAGAGCAACAGACCGGCCCTCAAACTTTACAGGAAATTCGGTTTCAGAATCAAAGACGAAAGCGGAATAAAAATCTTAAACAGAATGTTCTACCGCATGGAATTATCTCTTATCTGA